In Asterias rubens chromosome 10, eAstRub1.3, whole genome shotgun sequence, the following proteins share a genomic window:
- the LOC117296026 gene encoding uncharacterized protein LOC117296026 isoform X4 yields the protein MPTTNPYILQVVGGTQIGPGGTVTVTLRASGSQVFKGFLLQARRVGQTAPYGTWVGLPANTRVTTCQVAGDTATHLNTRSKTSLTFTWQAPNTNTGTVEFYATVVQSYTIFWAPLRSAQITVSGSSSGGNACSSNPCQNNGVCNPLGTSGFQCSCQQGFTGSVCTTPTTGSAVCSPNPCQNGGSCVVTGASSYRCNCLTGSSGSVCQIIAQGNACSSNPCLNSGRCSVVDSTYVCSCQSGYTGLQCQTSPVPSPVCSPNPCQNGGSCVVTGVSSYRCNCLTGTSGSVCQTIAQGNACSSSPCFNGGQCSVTGGGSSYVCACQAGYTGLQCQTRSSPCSCNPCGNGGLCAPSGTSFLCTCMPGFTGVQCQTSNPDPVCSPNPCQNGGSCVVTGASSYRCNCLTGTSGTVCQTIAQGSVCSPNPCQNGGSCVVTGVTSYRCNCLTGTSGSVCQTITQGSVCSPNPCQNGGSCVVTGASSHRCNCLTGTSGSLCQTITPGSSTPCSQNLCLYGSTCQLLSSNSFQCVCVYGTSGTFCGNLDNACGSSPCLNGGQCTVVGTSYQCGCQTGFLGQQCQIRETSCSSNPCQNGGQCSVSAGSAFTCTCPIEYRGSVCQNTACFSNPCQNGGQCSSLSGGYSYQCVCLSGYTGTRCEVRNPCSPNPCINGGSCTSPNVNTFQCECTTGWTGTDCSTRSDAVCAQSNLCLNGGTCQPNNGGSFICQCAQGFDGINCERQISRCLPNPCVNGGTCRISGSAFTCSCPTGYVGITCLFPDLCTPNPCNRGACSQSLGQSAYTCTCNAGYKGELCNVQALCNPNPCVNGQCTQNDLTLSFSCQCNLGFLGTTCAQERIGPCVAVPCLNGAMCLENPDKINFECACAIGYGGTLCEEAILPVFQNCPMFEIVIVKLDEAENYSTVDMGITAIVPDSPPPTLEVITGPSIPGRVTYSEEFRTGVEVVIKATSQVGMTAECHFILILFDDQMPSVQCPNDVIKVTYAASDIVEWEPATATDNLAQPSEITLSYSMNSGTIFYSNVDPLPRTVTVTATDTFGNKGICKFNVTLIRPPNSPSPIFRNCEDGETFTYHLRSNTNVAYVSMEAIEAVDFLGNPAFIRQVEGPRIDLPGDLTYNSIYREGQKFVYQAIDPGTNQTRICTFYIKLLDSEPPKLDCPANIADRTTASTKAIFWNQAEVTDNLGLPEGATISYAPKNGTAFEANENGWSYVVTASTTDTFSNVGECEFSVTLYKFDIVCETFPGLANGSSDCSVALDGRMECRVSCDDGFFYAPADNRFKCLITSTKAIWNPSPNIFNLCSRPTAGSSISKTVTAVYPFDSSTCDATNKVFVSNIETSIQTSLREYQMCERGYARACTPGSVTSRCGVVSSTSRKRRRRAFTDLTVDIEIEAPAAFTGGSSLSEVKKDVDDLARDIMRLIDDKILTLMINSDIVARISSQVSLEYKWTCPDGYSSVTGGCVACPAGTFFNYTSRECLFCRRGYYQDQPKKGGCIPCPSGHNTDQMGSQQESDCVSNTAQLVQEWTPLLIAVVVIAILLFVILIIGIMCICTCIPSSKKKHYREKDLDGSLSNLKYLNKAYEEDYEKSRSRGLHRLTTKRQTSPSRSSTATGYITMSTSRGSHHQGDMISIDSDEYRQDVHDGQTTHYNHEII from the exons ATGCCAACAACAAACCCATACATACTTCAAGTGGTTGGAGGGACTCAGATCGGGCCTGGAGGTACCGTAACAG TAACCTTGAGGGCGTCTGGATCCcaagttttcaaaggttttcTTCTTCAAGCCCGTCGTGTTGGACAGACTGCACCGTACGGAACGTGGGTTGGCCTACCGGCAAACACAAGAGTCACGACTTGTCAGGTTGCTGGAGATACAGCAACTCATTTAAACACACGGTCTAAGACATCGCTAACATTTACATGGCAGGCCCCTAACACCAATACAGGAACAGTGGAATTTTA CGCGACGGTAGTCCAGTCTTATACAATTTTCTGGGCCCCACTTAGATCGGCACAAATAACAG TATCGGGTTCTTCATCTGGTGGTAATGCTTGCTCATCAAACCCTTGTCAGAATAATGGAGTTTGCAACCCGCTTGGAACAAGCGGGTTTCAATGTTCCTGTCAACAAGGATTCACTGGAAGTGTATGCACAACACCAACGA CAGGTAGCGCAGTGTGTTCTCCCAATCCATGTCAGAATGGTGGCTCTTGTGTGGTTACCGGTGCAAGCTCATACAGATGTAACTGTTTAACTGGTTCATCGGGGAGTGTATGCCAGATTATAGCACAAG gaAATGCATGTTCATCTAATCCATGTCTGAACAGTGGGCGTTGTTCTGTGGTTGACTCGACATACGTGTGTTCATGTCAATCAGGTTATACAGGTCTGCAATGTCAAACTTCACCAG TTCCAAGCCCAGTGTGTTCTCCCAATCCATGTCAAAATGGTGGCTCTTGTGTGGTTACTGGTGTAAGCTCATACAGATGCAACTGTTTAACTGGTACATCGGGGAGTGTATGCCAGACTATAGCACAAG GCAATGCATGTTCCTCCAGTCCTTGCTTTAATGGCGGGCAATGTTCAGTGACTGGAGGGGGATCATCCTATGTTTGTGCCTGCCAGGCAGGGTACACTGGTCTACAATGTCAAACACGAA GTAGTCCATGTTCCTGTAATCCTTGTGGTAATGGTGGCCTGTGTGCACCAAGTGGAACATCGTTTCTCTGTACATGCATGCCAGGGTTCACCGGCGTACAATGTCAAACATCAA ATCCAGACCCAGTGTGTTCTCCCAATCCCTGTCAGAATGGTGGCTCTTGTGTGGTTACCGGTGCAAGCTCATACAGATGTAACTGTTTAACTGGTACATCGGGAACCGTATGTCAGACAATAGCACAAG GTTCAGTGTGTTCTCCCAATCCATGTCAGAATGGTGGCTCTTGTGTGGTTACCGGTGTAACCTCATACAGATGTAACTGTTTAACTGGTACCTCAGGAAGCGTATGCCAGACTATAACACAAG GTTCAGTGTGTTCTCCCAATCCCTGTCAGAATGGTGGCTCTTGTGTGGTTACCGGTGCAAGCTCACACAGATGTAACTGTTTAACTGGTACCTCAGGGAGCTTATGCCAGACTATAACACCAG GTTCATCAACTCCTTGCTCCCAAAACCTATGCCTGTATGGATCTACATGCCAACTTCTAAGTAGCAATTCTTTCCAATGTGTGTGTGTATACGGAACCAGTGGAACATTCTGTGGAAATCTtg ACAATGCATGTGGATCCAGCCCCTGTCTGAATGGAGGCCAGTGTACTGTAGTGGGAACATCTTATCAATGTGGATGCCAAACAGGGTTCTTAGGACAACAATGTCAAATCAGAG AGACTTCATGCAGCAGTAATCCATGTCAGAATGGTGGCCAATGCTCAGTGTCTGCAGGATCAGCATTTACTTGTACATGTCCAATTGAGTACAGAGGCTCAGTTTGCCAAA ATACGGCTTGTTTCTCCAACCCATGTCAGAACGGTGGACAGTGTTCATCACTCAGTGGGGGGTATTCCTATCAGTGTGTTTGTCTCTCTGGATACACGGGTACAAGATGTGAAG TAAGGAATCCATGTTCCCCAAATCCCTGTATTAATGGAGGATCTTGTACAAGTCCAAATGTCAATACCTTCCAATGTGAATGTACTACTGGATGGACTGGTACTGATTGCTCTACTCGATCCGATG CTGTTTGTGCACAATCCAACCTATGTCTGAATGGTGGTACATGCCAGCCCAATAATGGAGGGAGTTTTATCTGCCAGTGTGCTCAAGGATTCGATGGCATCAATTGCGAAAGAC AAATTTCCCGATGTTTGCCGAATCCCTGTGTAAATGGAGGAACATGTCGGATATCTGGATCAGCGTTTACTTGTAGCTGCCCAACTGGCTATGTTGGCATCACATGCCTCTTTCCAG ATTTATGCACCCCTAACCCCTGCAATAGAGGAGCATGTAGTCAAAGTCTTGGCCAATCAGCATACACCTGTACATGTAATGCTGGATACAAAGGAGAGCTGTGTAATGTACAAG caCTGTGCAACCCCAATCCGTGTGTGAATGGTCAATGCACACAGAATGATCTAACGCTTTCGTTCTCCTGTCAGTGTAATCTTGGATTTCTTGGGACTACCTGTGCTCAAGAACGTATTG GGCCTTGCGTTGCAGTACCGTGTCTCAATGGTGCCATGTGTCTGGAGAATCCAGATAAAATCAACTTTGAGTGTGCATGTGCTATCGGATACGGAGGAACGTTGTGTGAGGAAG CTATACTTCCAGTCTTCCAGAACTGCCCAATGTTTGAAATTGTCATCGTCAAACTTGACGAAGCAGAGAATTACTCCACAGTAGACATGGGTATCACAGCGATTGTACCCGATAGTCCACCCCCAACGCTGGAGGTCATCACTGGACCGAGCATTCCTGGACGGGTCACATACAGTGAAGAGTTTAGAACTGGAGTAGAGGTGGTGATAAAAGCAACGAGCCAAGTTGGAATGACCGCAGAATGTCATTTCATTCTCATCTTATTTG ATGATCAAATGCCATCGGTGCAATGTCCAAATGATGTCATTAAAGTAACCTATGCAGCATCAGACATAGTTGAGTGGGAACCAGCCACTGCCACAGATAACCTAGCCCAACCATCGGAAATAACCCTGAGCTACAGTATGAACAGCGGCACAATCTTCTACTCCAATGTAGATCCATTACCAAGGACTGTGACAGTGACGGCTACAGACACTTTTGGGAATAAAGGAATATGCAAGTTCAATGTCACATTGATAAGACCACCAA ATTCCCCATCCCCAATCTTCCGTAACTGTGAAGATGGAGAGACCTTCACATACCATCTAAGAAGCAACACCAACGTAGCGTACGTCAGCATGGAGGCTATTGAGGCAGTGGACTTCTTGGGGAACCCTGCTTTCATCCGTCAGGTAGAGGGCCCACGGATCGATCTACCTGGTGACTTAACTTATAACAGCATCTATAGAGAGGGACAGAAGTTTGTCTATCAAGCAATAGACCCCGGGACCAACCAAACTAGGATTTGTACGTTTTATATCAAGCTACTAG ACAGCGAACCCCCCAAGCTAGACTGCCCTGCAAATATTGCCGACAGGACAACCGCTAGCACCAAGGCGATTTTCTGGAATCAAGCAGAAGTGACTGACAATCTAGGATTGCCCGAAGGTGCAACCATCTCGTATGCTCCTAAAAATGGCACAGCCTTTGAAGCTAATGAGAATGGTTGGTCTTATGTTGTAACAGCATCGACAACAGACACATTCAGTAATGTCGGGGAGTGCGAGTTTTCTGTAACATTGTACAAGTTTG ACATTGTTTGCGAGACATTTCCCGGCTTAGCCAATGGATCAAGTGACTGCTCCGTGGCCTTAGATGGTAGGATGGAATGCCGTGTGTCATGTGACGATGGATTCTTCTACGCACCAGCGGACAATCGCTTCAAATGTCTGATCACTTCAACTAAAGCTATCTGGAATCCGTCACCAAACATCTTTAATTTATGCTCTC GTCCAACAGCTGGAAGCAGCATCAGTAAGACAGTTACAGCAGTGTACCCTTTCGACTCAAGCACTTGCGACGCAACCAACAAAGTCTTTGTTTCAAACATAGAAACCAGTATCCAAACAAGTCTTAGAGAATATCAGATGTGCGAGCGAGGTTACGCAAGAGCCTgtacccctggaagtgtgacgtCTCGTTGTGGTGTGGTGTCGTCTACGAGCCGGAAACGACGACGTCGTGCCTTCACTGATTTGACTGTAGATATTGAGATCGAGGCTCCGGCTGCTTTTACCGGTGGATCGTCTCTGAGTGAAGTCAAGAAAGACGTCGATGATCTTGCACGGGATATCATGAGGCTGATTGATGACAAGATTCTGACGTTGATGATCAACTCTGACATTGTGGCGAGGATTTCATCTCAAGTTTCATTGGAATACAAGTGGACGTGCCCTGATGGATACAGCAGTGTAACAGGAGGATGTG TTGCATGTCCAGCTGGCACCTTCTTTAACTATACATCGAGAGAGTGTCTATTCTGTAGAAGAGGCTACTACCAAGATCAACCTAAGAAAGGAGGTTGTATCCCCTGTCCAAGTGGTCACAACACAGATCAGATGGGAAGTCAACAAGAAAGTGATT GTGTTTCAAACACTGCACAGTTGGTACAAGAGTGGACGCCATTGCTGATCGCTGTGGTCGTCATAGCTATTTTATTATTCGTCATTCTTATCATTGGCATCATGTGCATCTGTACCTGTATCCCatcatcaaagaaaaaacattacAGAGAAAAAGATCTGGATGGTTCCCTCTCAAATCTCAAATACTTGAATAAAGCTTACGAGGAAGATTATGAGAAGAGTCGTTCAAGAGGTCTCCATAGATTAACGACGAAGCGTCAAACCTCACCCAGTAGGTCATCTACAGCGACCGGCTACATTACAATGTCCACATCCAGGGGATCCCATCATCAAGGTGATATGATATCAATAGACTCAGATGAATATCGGCAGGATGTCCATGACGGACAGACAACACATTATAATCATG AAATTATCTAA
- the LOC117296026 gene encoding uncharacterized protein LOC117296026 isoform X5, which translates to MPTTNPYILQVVGGTQIGPGGTVTVTLRASGSQVFKGFLLQARRVGQTAPYGTWVGLPANTRVTTCQVAGDTATHLNTRSKTSLTFTWQAPNTNTGTVEFYATVVQSYTIFWAPLRSAQITVSGSSSGGNACSSNPCQNNGVCNPLGTSGFQCSCQQGFTGSVCTTPTTGSAVCSPNPCQNGGSCVVTGASSYRCNCLTGSSGSVCQIIAQGNACSSNPCLNSGRCSVVDSTYVCSCQSGYTGLQCQTSPVPSPVCSPNPCQNGGSCVVTGVSSYRCNCLTGTSGSVCQTIAQGNACSSSPCFNGGQCSVTGGGSSYVCACQAGYTGLQCQTRSSPCSCNPCGNGGLCAPSGTSFLCTCMPGFTGVQCQTSNPDPVCSPNPCQNGGSCVVTGASSYRCNCLTGTSGTVCQTIAQGSVCSPNPCQNGGSCVVTGVTSYRCNCLTGTSGSVCQTITQGSVCSPNPCQNGGSCVVTGASSHRCNCLTGTSGSLCQTITPGSSTPCSQNLCLYGSTCQLLSSNSFQCVCVYGTSGTFCGNLDNACGSSPCLNGGQCTVVGTSYQCGCQTGFLGQQCQIRETSCSSNPCQNGGQCSVSAGSAFTCTCPIEYRGSVCQNTACFSNPCQNGGQCSSLSGGYSYQCVCLSGYTGTRCEVRNPCSPNPCINGGSCTSPNVNTFQCECTTGWTGTDCSTRSDAVCAQSNLCLNGGTCQPNNGGSFICQCAQGFDGINCERQISRCLPNPCVNGGTCRISGSAFTCSCPTGYVGITCLFPDLCTPNPCNRGACSQSLGQSAYTCTCNAGYKGELCNVQALCNPNPCVNGQCTQNDLTLSFSCQCNLGFLGTTCAQERIGPCVAVPCLNGAMCLENPDKINFECACAIGYGGTLCEEAILPVFQNCPMFEIVIVKLDEAENYSTVDMGITAIVPDSPPPTLEVITGPSIPGRVTYSEEFRTGVEVVIKATSQVGMTAECHFILILFDDQMPSVQCPNDVIKVTYAASDIVEWEPATATDNLAQPSEITLSYSMNSGTIFYSNVDPLPRTVTVTATDTFGNKGICKFNVTLIRPPNSPSPIFRNCEDGETFTYHLRSNTNVAYVSMEAIEAVDFLGNPAFIRQVEGPRIDLPGDLTYNSIYREGQKFVYQAIDPGTNQTRICTFYIKLLDSEPPKLDCPANIADRTTASTKAIFWNQAEVTDNLGLPEGATISYAPKNGTAFEANENGWSYVVTASTTDTFSNVGECEFSVTLYKFDIVCETFPGLANGSSDCSVALDGRMECRVSCDDGFFYAPADNRFKCLITSTKAIWNPSPNIFNLCSRPTAGSSISKTVTAVYPFDSSTCDATNKVFVSNIETSIQTSLREYQMCERGYARACTPGSVTSRCGVVSSTSRKRRRRAFTDLTVDIEIEAPAAFTGGSSLSEVKKDVDDLARDIMRLIDDKILTLMINSDIVARISSQVSLEYKWTCPDGYSSVTGGCVACPAGTFFNYTSRECLFCRRGYYQDQPKKGGCIPCPSGHNTDQMGSQQESDCVSNTAQLVQEWTPLLIAVVVIAILLFVILIIGIMCICTCIPSSKKKHYREKDLDGSLSNLKYLNKAYEEDYEKSRSRGLHRLTTKRQTSPSRSSTATGYITMSTSRGSHHQEII; encoded by the exons ATGCCAACAACAAACCCATACATACTTCAAGTGGTTGGAGGGACTCAGATCGGGCCTGGAGGTACCGTAACAG TAACCTTGAGGGCGTCTGGATCCcaagttttcaaaggttttcTTCTTCAAGCCCGTCGTGTTGGACAGACTGCACCGTACGGAACGTGGGTTGGCCTACCGGCAAACACAAGAGTCACGACTTGTCAGGTTGCTGGAGATACAGCAACTCATTTAAACACACGGTCTAAGACATCGCTAACATTTACATGGCAGGCCCCTAACACCAATACAGGAACAGTGGAATTTTA CGCGACGGTAGTCCAGTCTTATACAATTTTCTGGGCCCCACTTAGATCGGCACAAATAACAG TATCGGGTTCTTCATCTGGTGGTAATGCTTGCTCATCAAACCCTTGTCAGAATAATGGAGTTTGCAACCCGCTTGGAACAAGCGGGTTTCAATGTTCCTGTCAACAAGGATTCACTGGAAGTGTATGCACAACACCAACGA CAGGTAGCGCAGTGTGTTCTCCCAATCCATGTCAGAATGGTGGCTCTTGTGTGGTTACCGGTGCAAGCTCATACAGATGTAACTGTTTAACTGGTTCATCGGGGAGTGTATGCCAGATTATAGCACAAG gaAATGCATGTTCATCTAATCCATGTCTGAACAGTGGGCGTTGTTCTGTGGTTGACTCGACATACGTGTGTTCATGTCAATCAGGTTATACAGGTCTGCAATGTCAAACTTCACCAG TTCCAAGCCCAGTGTGTTCTCCCAATCCATGTCAAAATGGTGGCTCTTGTGTGGTTACTGGTGTAAGCTCATACAGATGCAACTGTTTAACTGGTACATCGGGGAGTGTATGCCAGACTATAGCACAAG GCAATGCATGTTCCTCCAGTCCTTGCTTTAATGGCGGGCAATGTTCAGTGACTGGAGGGGGATCATCCTATGTTTGTGCCTGCCAGGCAGGGTACACTGGTCTACAATGTCAAACACGAA GTAGTCCATGTTCCTGTAATCCTTGTGGTAATGGTGGCCTGTGTGCACCAAGTGGAACATCGTTTCTCTGTACATGCATGCCAGGGTTCACCGGCGTACAATGTCAAACATCAA ATCCAGACCCAGTGTGTTCTCCCAATCCCTGTCAGAATGGTGGCTCTTGTGTGGTTACCGGTGCAAGCTCATACAGATGTAACTGTTTAACTGGTACATCGGGAACCGTATGTCAGACAATAGCACAAG GTTCAGTGTGTTCTCCCAATCCATGTCAGAATGGTGGCTCTTGTGTGGTTACCGGTGTAACCTCATACAGATGTAACTGTTTAACTGGTACCTCAGGAAGCGTATGCCAGACTATAACACAAG GTTCAGTGTGTTCTCCCAATCCCTGTCAGAATGGTGGCTCTTGTGTGGTTACCGGTGCAAGCTCACACAGATGTAACTGTTTAACTGGTACCTCAGGGAGCTTATGCCAGACTATAACACCAG GTTCATCAACTCCTTGCTCCCAAAACCTATGCCTGTATGGATCTACATGCCAACTTCTAAGTAGCAATTCTTTCCAATGTGTGTGTGTATACGGAACCAGTGGAACATTCTGTGGAAATCTtg ACAATGCATGTGGATCCAGCCCCTGTCTGAATGGAGGCCAGTGTACTGTAGTGGGAACATCTTATCAATGTGGATGCCAAACAGGGTTCTTAGGACAACAATGTCAAATCAGAG AGACTTCATGCAGCAGTAATCCATGTCAGAATGGTGGCCAATGCTCAGTGTCTGCAGGATCAGCATTTACTTGTACATGTCCAATTGAGTACAGAGGCTCAGTTTGCCAAA ATACGGCTTGTTTCTCCAACCCATGTCAGAACGGTGGACAGTGTTCATCACTCAGTGGGGGGTATTCCTATCAGTGTGTTTGTCTCTCTGGATACACGGGTACAAGATGTGAAG TAAGGAATCCATGTTCCCCAAATCCCTGTATTAATGGAGGATCTTGTACAAGTCCAAATGTCAATACCTTCCAATGTGAATGTACTACTGGATGGACTGGTACTGATTGCTCTACTCGATCCGATG CTGTTTGTGCACAATCCAACCTATGTCTGAATGGTGGTACATGCCAGCCCAATAATGGAGGGAGTTTTATCTGCCAGTGTGCTCAAGGATTCGATGGCATCAATTGCGAAAGAC AAATTTCCCGATGTTTGCCGAATCCCTGTGTAAATGGAGGAACATGTCGGATATCTGGATCAGCGTTTACTTGTAGCTGCCCAACTGGCTATGTTGGCATCACATGCCTCTTTCCAG ATTTATGCACCCCTAACCCCTGCAATAGAGGAGCATGTAGTCAAAGTCTTGGCCAATCAGCATACACCTGTACATGTAATGCTGGATACAAAGGAGAGCTGTGTAATGTACAAG caCTGTGCAACCCCAATCCGTGTGTGAATGGTCAATGCACACAGAATGATCTAACGCTTTCGTTCTCCTGTCAGTGTAATCTTGGATTTCTTGGGACTACCTGTGCTCAAGAACGTATTG GGCCTTGCGTTGCAGTACCGTGTCTCAATGGTGCCATGTGTCTGGAGAATCCAGATAAAATCAACTTTGAGTGTGCATGTGCTATCGGATACGGAGGAACGTTGTGTGAGGAAG CTATACTTCCAGTCTTCCAGAACTGCCCAATGTTTGAAATTGTCATCGTCAAACTTGACGAAGCAGAGAATTACTCCACAGTAGACATGGGTATCACAGCGATTGTACCCGATAGTCCACCCCCAACGCTGGAGGTCATCACTGGACCGAGCATTCCTGGACGGGTCACATACAGTGAAGAGTTTAGAACTGGAGTAGAGGTGGTGATAAAAGCAACGAGCCAAGTTGGAATGACCGCAGAATGTCATTTCATTCTCATCTTATTTG ATGATCAAATGCCATCGGTGCAATGTCCAAATGATGTCATTAAAGTAACCTATGCAGCATCAGACATAGTTGAGTGGGAACCAGCCACTGCCACAGATAACCTAGCCCAACCATCGGAAATAACCCTGAGCTACAGTATGAACAGCGGCACAATCTTCTACTCCAATGTAGATCCATTACCAAGGACTGTGACAGTGACGGCTACAGACACTTTTGGGAATAAAGGAATATGCAAGTTCAATGTCACATTGATAAGACCACCAA ATTCCCCATCCCCAATCTTCCGTAACTGTGAAGATGGAGAGACCTTCACATACCATCTAAGAAGCAACACCAACGTAGCGTACGTCAGCATGGAGGCTATTGAGGCAGTGGACTTCTTGGGGAACCCTGCTTTCATCCGTCAGGTAGAGGGCCCACGGATCGATCTACCTGGTGACTTAACTTATAACAGCATCTATAGAGAGGGACAGAAGTTTGTCTATCAAGCAATAGACCCCGGGACCAACCAAACTAGGATTTGTACGTTTTATATCAAGCTACTAG ACAGCGAACCCCCCAAGCTAGACTGCCCTGCAAATATTGCCGACAGGACAACCGCTAGCACCAAGGCGATTTTCTGGAATCAAGCAGAAGTGACTGACAATCTAGGATTGCCCGAAGGTGCAACCATCTCGTATGCTCCTAAAAATGGCACAGCCTTTGAAGCTAATGAGAATGGTTGGTCTTATGTTGTAACAGCATCGACAACAGACACATTCAGTAATGTCGGGGAGTGCGAGTTTTCTGTAACATTGTACAAGTTTG ACATTGTTTGCGAGACATTTCCCGGCTTAGCCAATGGATCAAGTGACTGCTCCGTGGCCTTAGATGGTAGGATGGAATGCCGTGTGTCATGTGACGATGGATTCTTCTACGCACCAGCGGACAATCGCTTCAAATGTCTGATCACTTCAACTAAAGCTATCTGGAATCCGTCACCAAACATCTTTAATTTATGCTCTC GTCCAACAGCTGGAAGCAGCATCAGTAAGACAGTTACAGCAGTGTACCCTTTCGACTCAAGCACTTGCGACGCAACCAACAAAGTCTTTGTTTCAAACATAGAAACCAGTATCCAAACAAGTCTTAGAGAATATCAGATGTGCGAGCGAGGTTACGCAAGAGCCTgtacccctggaagtgtgacgtCTCGTTGTGGTGTGGTGTCGTCTACGAGCCGGAAACGACGACGTCGTGCCTTCACTGATTTGACTGTAGATATTGAGATCGAGGCTCCGGCTGCTTTTACCGGTGGATCGTCTCTGAGTGAAGTCAAGAAAGACGTCGATGATCTTGCACGGGATATCATGAGGCTGATTGATGACAAGATTCTGACGTTGATGATCAACTCTGACATTGTGGCGAGGATTTCATCTCAAGTTTCATTGGAATACAAGTGGACGTGCCCTGATGGATACAGCAGTGTAACAGGAGGATGTG TTGCATGTCCAGCTGGCACCTTCTTTAACTATACATCGAGAGAGTGTCTATTCTGTAGAAGAGGCTACTACCAAGATCAACCTAAGAAAGGAGGTTGTATCCCCTGTCCAAGTGGTCACAACACAGATCAGATGGGAAGTCAACAAGAAAGTGATT GTGTTTCAAACACTGCACAGTTGGTACAAGAGTGGACGCCATTGCTGATCGCTGTGGTCGTCATAGCTATTTTATTATTCGTCATTCTTATCATTGGCATCATGTGCATCTGTACCTGTATCCCatcatcaaagaaaaaacattacAGAGAAAAAGATCTGGATGGTTCCCTCTCAAATCTCAAATACTTGAATAAAGCTTACGAGGAAGATTATGAGAAGAGTCGTTCAAGAGGTCTCCATAGATTAACGACGAAGCGTCAAACCTCACCCAGTAGGTCATCTACAGCGACCGGCTACATTACAATGTCCACATCCAGGGGATCCCATCATCAAG AAATTATCTAA